The genomic region CTCTCAATGGCGTATCATCGTGCCTTAAATCGACCCTAGTTCCGAAAACCAGGCAAACTTTGAACTCTAGTCAGAAGTTACTGTTCAGACTCGTATATTCTGCTGTTGATTTGAACCCGCAAAAGGAGACGAGGGTCGATCTCTGAGGCTGCCGCAGTAAAAATGATATGATCAGTGCAACAAGAAAATCTCTTACTTGCAACGCAAGACAGAAAACAAAACGACATCACTGACGCTTCCTTTGGTAGAGCGAATAACCAACGAGCGCAGACATTAAAAATGTCCAGAGTACCTGGAACAGAAGCACACAAGGGGATGAGCACTgagtatatatttatttatccaATAGATGAACTAATAGCAGTTCCAGGCTTCCAGCATAACTAGTTTGTGAGGAAAAAGGTATTGGCAGCACCGTATTGATTGTATGCCACCGCTCAAGTCTTCTAATCCTTGACTGCATTTCTTCGATAACTCCTTCAACCGGAGAAACTTCCCTGATCGGCGACGATTCAGAAGCTGAACTGCTGCCCTGTTCATTACACCATAATATTTCCactcaacattttttttctttttgacaatttCCACTAAACATTAGAAATGCAGTCATTCAATTAAACATTCTAGTTTTAGACGGAAAAAATTGGCATCAAGTGTTAAGCATCTTGGAAGAAAGGCTGGTTTGGATTGCAACAATGTTTTTCTTGTGACAATTAAATTccaaaaataaatggaaatacCTGAGATTGAATAAATTCAACAAGTTCCTGCAACCTTGCAGCTTGCTGAGTGTGAATTCCACCCGAGCCTCTTCCCAACGCTGGCAATCTTTCCAGAACTATTTGAAGATAGCTCTACAACAAACAAACCAACTACCAAGTTACCAACGAGaatgaaattgaataaaaagaacaaacaaaaagaagaaaagtatcGTTAAGAATTGGAAACCCATGCAAGGACAGAAACTTTGCAGTATAAGTAAGGCAAAACACCTTTGTAGTATATGAACCATCCAGCTTAAGCATTGATCCTGCAGCTGCTACAGCATCTTTATCAACCCCCTTGATTTGCAAGTAAGGGTTTGGGGAATCTTGTAGATGATCGACCTCAACTAAAATCTAAAGAGGCAATCAAAATCAATTCTAAATTAAAATCCAATTAAAAAGGTATAAATGTACCTCCCACAACTGAAGTACTTTCTAAAAAGCATACAAGTTCAAGAAAACCAAATCTCAGAGATTTTGATATGACCTTTGTGTCTTGGTAGATGAACGCAGATGCTTCAATATAAGCTACAGCTTGATACCTGATGTCACAAAAAGATTACAATAATATTTTTACTAATAGATCAGCAACAAACATGTAGCTTACCCAAGGTTAAGAAGCCCAGCAACTGTACTAATGCTAATATCGAAATCCACTTTCGGTTGGATGATGAAGTTTCCTTCTCTGATAGGCTAAGCAAACAAAattcaggaaaaagaaaaaaagaattaagTGCACAacatgggaagaaagaaagagcaTTGTATGTATTAACAAAGCCAGAAAATCATTATATAGCACACATTACAAACCTCCCGTATCAGCAATGCAAATCTGCCCTCACATATTCTGACCCTAATGCAGTCACCCTCTGTTAACTGACAATTAGTAGGAAGTCCAGGGAGCTTCAAGTATATATCAGTGAAATTCTGCATAGAGCTGCAGAACTTTGCAGGATccagtatttttaaaatatctTGATATGCCACCTGTGACCAGATTGAAATAGTGAAAGTATGTTAGGTGCAAATCAAATTTTATGAGTTCAAGACAGAAGCAAGATGCTGCCCATACTTGCTTGTTACTCTTCAATACAAATAATGAGCTCTCAGGAGAAAGCACTGGATCAAAGTCATTTCGAATTTTGAGCTGTTTTAAGATAAGGAGAAACAAACACCAAGTTTAGCCCTTGAAAGTTGCAACCAAATATCAGCAGTAAACTGTCAAAGTTCTTTCACATGGCAACTAAGAAGGTTAAAGTcctaacgtgtgcatgaacaagaTGGGGTTCAATGAACTGCTGGAACATTGGAAACACTGTCATCATGATCTCATTCTGGGACATAAAACACCCCACTCTACTTTTATCCCTTTGAACTCTAGAAATGAGGTGTGAATGAACACCTCCAACCTGATAGCCAAAAAACAATAATGGATAGCTCCTGGTCAGTCTCTCTCATAAACAGCTGAAAATAACTTGGAAACACAGAATACATAGATATCAAAGCTGTAAAGGTGCCGTAAGGGTTATACTTACAACAGCAATCCACAAGTCAAGTGATTTTCGGATATTTGGATGCAAAGCATAAACTCCTTCAAAAATAATCTGTTACAGAAAATACAAAGTATAAACTAATATTTTGCTTAATAGAAAACAGAACTATATGATATAATTCCAAAGGAGAAAGCCAAAATTCTGGGAGTAGCGTATCTGATAACTGACCACTCCACAGTCTTCAGAAACTTCAAGTTCCTTTAAGCCACTCCGAGCACCAGTTTCCAAATCAAATACAGGTACTTTTGTCCTTTGACCATTCCTTATGTCATCAATGTTCTGCAAATGGTAACGTAAGACTACGACAAGAAATCCAGGCACTAAAAGCAAACAGTATTAACTTAATTTGGCGCTATGAATTTTGAAGTCAATGAAACCATTGTTGCCATCATAAATTGTAAGTTAAGATGTGATTCAGCAAAGGTCAAAAGGATAAGCCATCAAATTGGAAGTTTGGCAACTGGAAAAACAAATTAGGGAAATATGATTTTAAATAGACCATCAAGGCTTCAACAACCTGAAGGGCTTATTAAGGGATGAATTTTACATGGTAGcaagaaaaacataaacataatggGCATATGGAAACTAATATGAAAAAAGGTatgctttctgtttcttttctttgtggGTAACATTTTATTGTCTAGCACAATTATACCAATCCTCTGACTGGCCATCCCATATGGCCCAGAGTTGTACTAGTAAATAGAATACAAAAACTAGTAAAACAAAAATCCAGTCATCAAACCTTACTTTTGAAAGCAAAGACAGATCGAGCGAGCTGAAGTCATCATACTTGAAATCCTTAACTTGTTCAGATTTATAATAGCTTTCAAGCGAAACAACTTCACATCCTACTATGTTTGCCATTTTATGAGCCAAACTAGTTTTCCCAGAACCACTTGGACCTCCTAGAATAACAATACCAGTGACAACATAAGAACATACTTCAAGCTCAATTAAGTTGGAACGCTAAAAGTTACTAAAAATAACTATTTTTGAAAATGAATTAGGACTGTATTATTCTGTTTCCAGAATGGAATAGCATAACAAGAACAAAAGACCACCAGtgacaacaaaaacacaaacaggagagagggagagagtagaAGATAAAGCTTGTATTACCAATTCCAACTATAACTGGAAACCCTTTATTCTCCAACAATGCCTGAAAAAGATGAACGATGTATGAAGGTACAATCCAACAAAAACATACTAATAagctttttcttttgtatacACTTTTAAGTTTTCAAAATGGAAATCTCTCAGACAATTCCTTATTAACTTCACTCCTTACCTGTATTGCTTGCACAGCAAGAAGCAATCCTCGATCCAAGTCATACGAATCAGGCATTGGAGCAAGTTGCATGGAATCCCTGAAAGAGGAAGGATCTGTGGTTGCTTCATGAGAGAAGCCGAAACACAGAGAGACATATCCAAGAAAGATATACATCTCTAAGTTAAAGTAACTTACCTATGGTTGAGCTTTCAGCTTGGGAAGGATCAGATGAGATGAAATGCCATGTCGCTAATATAGGTTCCATCTTAGATTTTGTTGGAGATCTAGTCCATGGCTGAGACAGATCCTCAAGCCGAGTAACAAGGTTTGGAGGAACACGAATTGGTCTTGGTGCAACAATTGTTTTGTCCTGATTACTGGTCATGGATGTATTTGACAAAAGGGGTGGTGTATTAAGGCGAGGTACACCTGCATCGTGAACAAACATGATCTACATTACACACATggcagaaagagagagagagaaagagggaaatAACAAGACAGGCCTTTCCTCCATAAAATGATTAGTTAAAAACACCAACAGTGCAGGCCTAATGgttcaaaaccaaaaatacaaaaaataacttggaaacaaaaagaTGTAAAGAACAAGAGTTATTTCTAGCTTCCGACCTTTGCTCTCAAGAATCATTTCAAGATATGATTTAGTGATCCAAGGCTCGGTGATACCCATCTTCAATGCTTCAGTTCCAACTGTCTGCACAAGagtaagggaaaaaaaaaaaaaaaggtttagtTGTTAACAAATGACAAGCCAATATCTCAGGTTCCAGAATCTATATTTCCTACatttcaaaaccaaaaaatgtATAACGACTATAGTAAAAATACAAAGTTCATACTTTTCTATCTGTGCCCCTCAGCACCATGAATGTCTCACCAAGGGTATCAATGGTCTCAAGTGACAAGGAAACATTGCCATTATCGACCGATTTTGATGCTCGTTTGTAACTAACAACCACAGCATATCCCAAAGCCAATAACCCGCCCAGAGTCATCCTTCCAACCTGCTTTCAATGATAAACAGAGCAAACAGATAAGAGTTATTTAACATCTAGAAACTCTACAGTACTATTACACAAGGAGCAGGCCTTTACAAAAATTCCACACATAAATAGACATCTAAAATCCCAAAAGAATAACCCTATAATATGCTCGTCACTGACCAGAAGGCTTCCATAAGaacaacaaaccctaaaacagAATGTACATAGATGAGGAACCAACCTAAAGTATATCCCGATGATCAGTGGCTTTGTGTATTCTCTAGTGTCAATACTATAATTGAAACCTACGAAAATACTTCTTACCTCAAACTCAGCTTTTGGCCTGATAATGAAATTTTTGTCAACAATCCTCTGGTCCCCCAGTGACAGATAATATCTTATACCCGATTGACGCACCTTGATCCAATCATTTATCCGCGCTTCTTCACTTGCCGAAGGAGGCCTAAGATACATCTCAATAAAactgaaagaaaataaaatacatgaaagttcagttgcagtAGAATTCAAAAATTTAGGTATAAAAGCAATTTACGTTTCTTTAATTCTATAATATCAAAAGAAATAGATGAGAGATATAACAATCATCCACCAGACTCACTTATCTATTTGAGCTTCACTTCCTTGAAAAGCATAAGCAAGATGCCCCTCTGCTGCCTGTAACGAAAATGTGAAATGTAAGTCATATTGGTGAAAACATGAGGGTGATGAATAATACCCTATCTCAAACTAAAGTTTCCAGAAATAAGATGGAGCACCAGTAAAagccaaaggaaaaacaacactGAAATTGACAACAATATTGCCCACACGCATACACATTAAAGTTCAATGATTTGATAGGCTGTATCGTACTGAAAACTCACTTGATTCCATTATAGGCACTTATCTTAAAAAGATTGGGCCAGTTTATTTCTCAGCCAAAAGAGAACGTGGGCTAGGATGTCATCAAGGATTAAAGATAATAGAAATAATGTTAGACACTGAAAGCAGGTCTTTTCAGGCTTTAATCAGATCACCCAATCATATAGCCAAAGAGAAACTCAAAGGCTCATTTCCattgaaaataaattatataaggCAAATACAGACCTCACTCCGGCATTTCAGCTTGTAGATTGCCTCCCTAAATGATGAGACAAAGCTGTTGTTAATCCTAATCTGCAAAATAAATGCTTTatattgagaattaatggtaAAATTTCAAAGCTAAGATCAGTCAAACACCAACCTGTGCATGATGAAGGTCTGGTTCAATGTGCTTCCTGAACAATGGGAAAATGCTGTCAATAAGGTAATCCAGTGAACAAGAATCTCCAATATCATATTGAACTTTGGACAGAAGGCTAAAATGAACACCACCAACCTGATATATCAAAAACACACAATCAAATGTCatgtcaattttcttttaactgATATTCTAAAAGCACTGACCAACCAAATAGAATTAAGAAGATTTTACCACTGCAACTCGAATATCTAGCAAAGAGCGAAGCTTTGCATGCAAAGCATAGGTACCATCAACTATTACCTGCAGACAAGGGGAGGATAAGAACCTAGCAAACAAGGCAAATCATACAGGCTGGGGGCCAAACAAACTTACCACCCCAGATGAAGCActctttattgtttttgaaCCAACACGTTTCTTTTGTTGATAGTCAAATACTGGAATCAATGCATCCTCACCTTTTGTCAAATCCTGTTTTCAGCATACACTCGTGTTACTAAGTTCACAGACATAATCAAGTAATGTGAAACATGACAATAAAGAAAACCTCGAGATTTCTGACTAGCATATCAAAATCTATTGAACCCAGATCATTCCCTTCATCAAATCCATCACGATAGTTCTCCATTGACACAACAGTGCAACCAATAACAGATGCCACCTTTTCTGCTAAGCTTCAGGAAACAttaaaattacaataaaaattaaaaacttaacaaACACAAGCAGGAATGCTTTTTGCCTACAGAAAATAATATACATACCTTGTTTTACCAGAACCACTTGGACCACCAATGCCAACTGTTACAAGaccctcttttttctctctaagTTCTTGGATAGACTTTACTAGCAAATAATATCCGTGATCGAAAGACTGCACCATCTCAACACCAGAAGTAATTAGGGCATCTCATATAATATCAGCAATGAATAGGTTCAAGTAATGTAATGGCATCCATGTTTAATCTAAACCCGATATCGAGAATAAGGTCAGTTCCAGAATTCTCATTTCCTACAACATAAAGGATCGAATCCAAAAGCAGCAAATGAGAACCTAAACATGCTAAAAATCCCACCTAACCAGTACAAGTAGAAACACAAACTACAGCTCCAAAACAGAAATCCCAATtccatgaaaacccaaaaatcTTAAGACAAAAAATCACTCCAACAATTCACAATTACAAGCAAAAGAATTGAGAAAATAATGAACTGCAAAGCAAAGTACAAAAAACCCAATAAACCAAAAAAGTGTATGCACGTAAGTGTTAGGTGAAAATCTGGACTTCCATACCACATGGAGAGGAAGCGATTGgagaattgaggaggaggaagtggAGGGTTGCTGCTGGAAATAGTCGCGGCCTCCTTCTTGGAAGACTCGCTTGACGACATCGTCGTCCATTTCTGGGGTCTCGACGAAGAAGGCGAAGTCCTGGAAGTGGAGGGTTTGCTGGAGAAATCGCAAATCCCCCACCCAATTCGAGCTCTGCAcctaatcttttcttttcttttcttccttggaTTGTTTGATAGCGAGAGGGGAATCTTTTGCTCCAAttaaagaagagagagaatctttattatttattttcctcCTCCCGCTTGTTTTTGTTTCAGTTTTCTCTCGATTTGAGACGGCATTGTAATTAACAAATTcagaaaaaatacaaaaataaatctCATGTTCTAATTAGTATTTGAAATTGTTTCGATAttgatatttttgtaaaaatatttgaaaatcacATAAAGAAATTGGAATAAATGAAGTCTAAATTTCACTAcatatcaaaaaaataaaaaataaaaaccttaaAATCGACATAT from Pyrus communis chromosome 4, drPyrComm1.1, whole genome shotgun sequence harbors:
- the LOC137731750 gene encoding uncharacterized protein isoform X1, whose translation is MDDDVVKRVFQEGGRDYFQQQPSTSSSSILQSLPLHVSFDHGYYLLVKSIQELREKKEGLVTVGIGGPSGSGKTSLAEKVASVIGCTVVSMENYRDGFDEGNDLGSIDFDMLVRNLEDLTKGEDALIPVFDYQQKKRVGSKTIKSASSGVVIVDGTYALHAKLRSLLDIRVAVVGGVHFSLLSKVQYDIGDSCSLDYLIDSIFPLFRKHIEPDLHHAQIRINNSFVSSFREAIYKLKCRSEAAEGHLAYAFQGSEAQIDNFIEMYLRPPSASEEARINDWIKVRQSGIRYYLSLGDQRIVDKNFIIRPKAEFEQVGRMTLGGLLALGYAVVVSYKRASKSVDNGNVSLSLETIDTLGETFMVLRGTDRKTVGTEALKMGITEPWITKSYLEMILESKGVPRLNTPPLLSNTSMTSNQDKTIVAPRPIRVPPNLVTRLEDLSQPWTRSPTKSKMEPILATWHFISSDPSQAESSTIDPSSFRDSMQLAPMPDSYDLDRGLLLAVQAIQALLENKGFPVIVGIGGPSGSGKTSLAHKMANIVGCEVVSLESYYKSEQVKDFKYDDFSSLDLSLLSKNIDDIRNGQRTKVPVFDLETGARSGLKELEVSEDCGVIIFEGVYALHPNIRKSLDLWIAVVGGVHSHLISRVQRDKSRVGCFMSQNEIMMTVFPMFQQFIEPHLVHAHLKIRNDFDPVLSPESSLFVLKSNKQVAYQDILKILDPAKFCSSMQNFTDIYLKLPGLPTNCQLTEGDCIRVRICEGRFALLIREPIREGNFIIQPKVDFDISISTVAGLLNLGYQAVAYIEASAFIYQDTKILVEVDHLQDSPNPYLQIKGVDKDAVAAAGSMLKLDGSYTTKSYLQIVLERLPALGRGSGGIHTQQAARLQELVEFIQSQGSSSASESSPIREVSPVEGVIEEMQSRIRRLERWHTINTVLWTFLMSALVGYSLYQRKRQ
- the LOC137731750 gene encoding uncharacterized protein isoform X2 — translated: MDDDVVKRVFQEGGRDYFQQQPSTSSSSILQSLPLHVSFDHGYYLLVKSIQELREKKEGLVTVGIGGPSGSGKTSLAEKVASVIGCTVVSMENYRDGFDEGNDLGSIDFDMLVRNLEDLTKGEDALIPVFDYQQKKRVGSKTIKSASSGVVIVDGTYALHAKLRSLLDIRVAVVGGVHFSLLSKVQYDIGDSCSLDYLIDSIFPLFRKHIEPDLHHAQIRINNSFVSSFREAIYKLKCRSEAAEGHLAYAFQGSEAQIDNFIEMYLRPPSASEEARINDWIKVRQSGIRYYLSLGDQRIVDKNFIIRPKAEFEVGRMTLGGLLALGYAVVVSYKRASKSVDNGNVSLSLETIDTLGETFMVLRGTDRKTVGTEALKMGITEPWITKSYLEMILESKGVPRLNTPPLLSNTSMTSNQDKTIVAPRPIRVPPNLVTRLEDLSQPWTRSPTKSKMEPILATWHFISSDPSQAESSTIDPSSFRDSMQLAPMPDSYDLDRGLLLAVQAIQALLENKGFPVIVGIGGPSGSGKTSLAHKMANIVGCEVVSLESYYKSEQVKDFKYDDFSSLDLSLLSKNIDDIRNGQRTKVPVFDLETGARSGLKELEVSEDCGVIIFEGVYALHPNIRKSLDLWIAVVGGVHSHLISRVQRDKSRVGCFMSQNEIMMTVFPMFQQFIEPHLVHAHLKIRNDFDPVLSPESSLFVLKSNKQVAYQDILKILDPAKFCSSMQNFTDIYLKLPGLPTNCQLTEGDCIRVRICEGRFALLIREPIREGNFIIQPKVDFDISISTVAGLLNLGYQAVAYIEASAFIYQDTKILVEVDHLQDSPNPYLQIKGVDKDAVAAAGSMLKLDGSYTTKSYLQIVLERLPALGRGSGGIHTQQAARLQELVEFIQSQGSSSASESSPIREVSPVEGVIEEMQSRIRRLERWHTINTVLWTFLMSALVGYSLYQRKRQ
- the LOC137731750 gene encoding inorganic pyrophosphatase TTM1-like isoform X3, giving the protein MDDDVVKRVFQEGGRDYFQQQPSTSSSSILQSLPLHVSFDHGYYLLVKSIQELREKKEGLVTVGIGGPSGSGKTSLAEKVASVIGCTVVSMENYRDGFDEGNDLGSIDFDMLVRNLEDLTKGEDALIPVFDYQQKKRVGSKTIKSASSGVVIVDGTYALHAKLRSLLDIRVAVVGGVHFSLLSKVQYDIGDSCSLDYLIDSIFPLFRKHIEPDLHHAQIRINNSFVSSFREAIYKLKCRSEAAEGHLAYAFQGSEAQIDNFIEMYLRPPSASEEARINDWIKVRQSGIRYYLSLGDQRIVDKNFIIRPKAEFEQVGRMTLGGLLALGYAVVVSYKRASKSVDNGNVSLSLETIDTLGETFMVLRGTDRKTVGTEALKMGITEPWITKSYLEMILESKGVPRLNTPPLLSNTSMTSNQDKTIVAPRPIRVPPNLVTRLEDLSQPWTRSPTKSKMEPILATWHFISSDPSQAESSTIDPSSFRDSMQLAPMPDSYDLDRGLLLAVQAIQALLENKGFPVIVGIGGPSGSGKTSLAHKMANIVGCEVVSLESYYKSEQVKDFKYDDFSSLDLSLLSKNIDDIRNGQRTKVPVFDLETGARSGLKELEVSEDCGVIIFEGVYALHPNIRKSLDLWIAVVGGVHSHLISRVQRDKSRVGCFMSQNEIMMTVFPMFQQFIEPHLVHAHLKIRNDFDPVLSPESSLFVLKSNKQVAYQDILKILDPAKFCSSMQNFTDIYLKLPGLPTNCQLTEGDCIRVRICEGRFALLIREPIREGNFIIQPKVDFDISISTVAGLLNLGLY